The following proteins are co-located in the Apium graveolens cultivar Ventura chromosome 5, ASM990537v1, whole genome shotgun sequence genome:
- the LOC141724996 gene encoding LOW QUALITY PROTEIN: microtubule-destabilizing protein 60-like (The sequence of the model RefSeq protein was modified relative to this genomic sequence to represent the inferred CDS: deleted 1 base in 1 codon), translated as MSPTGKNSDAVTPARPIRSKLAEIAKKTENSNPNFATPGAKPSVNKSVKKSPKSVRKSPNLVNTKIRERRFVVAKKISKKSSCSSVSCRCCACVAYESLRASQEGFFRSLRSVRDCEKDEEEIREEEEEEEAINSIDQNDQDDNLDGSEVRGEIGSATLKRRRDKLLEEARRSVPESGRVMHLVKAFEKLLSIQKSKDLDDKEGEDRKKGVKWALPGLQSDKVPETQVSASSLCPSDLLLTSESLGLDSLVGSSLDDSQARTGLSGGGRRSRRNSLDSSGRLGERNWRRRQRKVTSQKPFLLRTEERGRCKEEKIMKKVQEQKMEEEKQRIPIAQGLPWTTDEPERLAKPPVKESTKPVDVVLHSDVRAVERAEFDHQVAEKMSLIEQYRVEMERQQKLEEEEEIRRLRKELVPKAQPMPYFDRPFIPRRSEKQPTIPKEPRFHLPQHKKIKSCMSWNAMYTPHQGVL; from the exons ATGAGTCCGACCGGAAAAAACTCCGATGCAGTAACTCCGGCGAGACCGATCCGATCAAAACTCGCCGAAATCGCGAAAAAAACGGAGAATTCGAACCCTAATTTCGCCACTCCCGGTGCGAAGCCATCGGTTAACAAGTCTGTTAAGAAATCTCCGAAGTCTGTACGGAAAAGCCCTAATTTGGTGAACACGAAGATTCGAGAGAGGCGATTTGTGGTTGCGAAGAAGATATCGAAGAAATCGAGTTGTTCGAGTGTGTCGTGTAGGTGTT GTGCTTGTGTTGCTTATGAATCACTTAGGGCTTCTCAGGAAGGGTTTTTTAGGAGTTTGAGGAGTGTTCGGGATTGCGAGAAAGATGAGGAGGAGATAAGGGAagaggaggaggaggaagaggcGATTAATTCGATTGATCAAAATGATCAGGATGATAATTTGGATGGGAGTGAGGTGAGAGGTGAGATTGGGAGTGCGACATTGAAGAGGAGAAGGGATAAGTTGTTGGAAGAGGCGAGGCGGAGTGTGCCGGAGTCTGGAAGAGTTATGCATTTGGTTAAGGCTTTTGAGAAATTGCTTTCGATTCAGAAGTCTAAGGATTTGGATGACAAGGAAGGAGAAGATAGAAAGAAGGGAGTGAAATGGGCATTGCCTGGGTTGCAATCAGATAAGGTTCCTGAAACACAGGTTTCGGCTTCTTCATTGTGTCCTTCGGATTTGTTACTTACTTCTGAGAGTTTGGGATTGGATTCGCTGGTTGGTTCTTCGTTGGATGATAGTCAAGCGAG AACAGGACTATCTGGTGGTGGTAGGAGGAGCAGACGGAAT AGTTTAGATTCTTCCGGAAGATTGGGGGAAAGGAACTGGAGGAGAAGGCAGCGCAAAGTTACCTCCCAGAAACCCTTCCTTCTTCGAACTGAG GAAAGGGGAAGGTGCAAGGAAGAAAAAATTATGAAGAAAGTGCAAGAACAGAAGATGGAGGAAGAAAAGCAAAGAATACCAATTGCACAAGGTCTCCCTTGGACAACAGATGAACCAGAG CGTCTGGCAAAACCTCCTGTCAAAGAAAGTACAAAACCAGTTGATGTAGTGCTACATAGCGATGTAAGGGCCGTAGAGCGTGCTGAGTTTGATCACCAG GTGGCAGAAAAAATGAGTTTAATTGAGCAATACAGAGTGGAGATGGAAAGACAGCAGAAG ttggaagaagaagaagagataAGGAGACTCAGAAAGGAGCTTGTTCCAAAAGCCCAACCAATGCCTTACTTTGACAGGCCTTTCATCCCCAGAAG ATCAGAGAAGCAACCAACCATACCTAAGGAGCCACGATTCCACCTACCTCAACACAAAAAGATCAAGTCCTGCATGTCTTGGAATGCCATGTACACCCCTCACCAAGGAGTACTGTAG